The following are from one region of the Pseudomonas putida genome:
- a CDS encoding extracellular solute-binding protein — MMRSLVGAGVPANRPDQATPLSGLTHSRARPLPQVLWGLVFACMSLMAQAAPTHALTVYGEAPRYTTTFQHFDYVNPDAPKGGILRRSAIEIGQFDHILPYIDKGIGVSEVDGLLYAPLAVRSFDEPYTVYGLIARRMERGPEDAWLRFEIDPRATFADGKPVRAEDVRFTFELLMSKGSLKYRTQFADVAAVIVESPHSVRFDFKPDHGRTLPLDIASLPVLPEHDWQQRDFANGAGFDKPVGSGPYRIGHIDNGRSITFERDPNWWARDLPVSRGRYNFAKLRIEYFGDTEVARQVLKGGGYDYNREFSATAYTLGYNGASLDDGRLQRAHLGPAKPQVAQGFVFNLDRPQFKDRRVRQALGLLWDYEWSNRQMMRNMYIRQQSVFSNTPLAARQLPDAGELKLLEPLRGQVPDEVFSTVFTAPVTDGSGIIRKQQLQALALLEQAGWRPEGDRLVNSQGTPLAFTFLNGQAGMERLLLPWKRNLAQIGVTLDIRNVDSAQYVNRLMARDYDMIVTGYPVTLSPGAELYNYFGSAAAHDPGSNNLMVLQDPAVDRLIDGLVRADSQADMLHHAHALDRVLQWSYYWIPNYYPPGSSTVWWNRFGVPKVQAAYDEGLDTWWEVSPAALSNAQMAERRKSSP, encoded by the coding sequence GTGATGAGATCCCTTGTGGGAGCGGGCGTGCCCGCGAATAGGCCAGATCAGGCAACCCCATTGTCTGGTCTGACGCATTCGCGGGCACGCCCGCTCCCACAAGTACTTTGGGGGCTTGTGTTTGCGTGCATGAGCTTGATGGCCCAGGCCGCCCCCACCCACGCCCTCACCGTCTACGGCGAAGCCCCCCGCTACACCACCACTTTCCAGCACTTCGACTACGTCAACCCCGACGCCCCCAAGGGCGGCATCCTGCGCCGCTCGGCCATCGAGATCGGCCAGTTCGACCATATCCTGCCCTACATCGACAAAGGCATCGGCGTCAGTGAAGTCGATGGCCTGCTGTACGCGCCGCTTGCCGTGCGCTCATTCGACGAACCCTACACCGTCTACGGCCTGATCGCCCGGCGCATGGAGCGCGGCCCGGAGGATGCCTGGCTGCGTTTCGAGATCGACCCGCGCGCCACTTTCGCCGATGGCAAGCCGGTGCGCGCCGAGGACGTACGCTTTACCTTCGAGCTGCTGATGAGCAAGGGCAGCCTCAAGTACCGCACCCAGTTCGCGGATGTTGCCGCTGTTATCGTGGAAAGCCCGCACAGCGTGCGCTTCGACTTCAAACCCGACCACGGCCGCACCCTGCCGCTGGACATCGCCAGCCTGCCGGTACTGCCCGAGCACGACTGGCAGCAGCGCGACTTTGCCAACGGCGCCGGCTTCGACAAGCCGGTCGGCAGCGGGCCGTACCGTATCGGGCACATCGACAACGGCCGCAGCATCACCTTCGAGCGCGACCCCAACTGGTGGGCGCGCGACCTGCCGGTCAGTCGTGGCCGCTACAATTTCGCCAAACTGCGCATCGAATACTTCGGTGATACCGAAGTGGCGCGGCAGGTGCTCAAGGGCGGCGGTTACGACTACAACCGCGAGTTCTCCGCCACTGCCTACACCCTGGGCTACAACGGCGCATCACTGGACGACGGGCGCCTGCAGCGCGCCCACCTGGGCCCGGCCAAACCGCAGGTGGCCCAGGGCTTCGTGTTCAACCTAGACCGGCCGCAGTTCAAGGACCGCCGCGTGCGCCAGGCGCTGGGCCTGCTGTGGGACTACGAGTGGAGCAACCGGCAGATGATGCGCAACATGTACATCCGCCAGCAGAGCGTATTCTCCAATACCCCGCTGGCCGCCCGCCAACTGCCGGATGCCGGCGAGTTGAAGCTGCTCGAACCGTTGCGCGGCCAGGTACCGGATGAAGTCTTCAGCACCGTGTTCACCGCTCCGGTCACCGATGGCTCGGGGATCATCCGCAAGCAACAGCTGCAGGCACTGGCGCTGCTCGAGCAAGCCGGCTGGCGCCCCGAGGGCGACCGCCTGGTGAACAGCCAGGGCACGCCGCTGGCGTTCACCTTCCTCAATGGCCAGGCAGGCATGGAACGCCTGCTGCTGCCGTGGAAGCGCAACCTGGCACAGATTGGCGTGACCCTGGACATCCGCAACGTCGACTCGGCCCAGTACGTCAATCGCCTGATGGCACGTGACTACGACATGATCGTCACCGGCTATCCGGTCACCCTGTCGCCCGGCGCCGAGCTGTACAACTACTTTGGTTCGGCCGCGGCGCATGACCCCGGGTCGAACAACCTGATGGTTTTGCAAGACCCGGCCGTGGACCGCCTGATCGACGGCCTGGTACGCGCCGACAGCCAGGCCGACATGCTGCACCACGCCCATGCCCTGGACCGGGTACTGCAATGGAGCTACTACTGGATCCCCAACTACTACCCGCCAGGCAGTTCCACCGTCTGGTGGAACCGCTTCGGCGTGCCCAAGGTGCAGGCGGCCTATGACGAAGGCCTGGACACCTGGTGGGAAGTCAGCCCTGCCGCGCTGAGCAACGCGCAAATGGCCGAACGCCGGAAATCCTCGCCATGA
- a CDS encoding peptidylprolyl isomerase — MARATARHILVSSEDKCNELKAQIEAGADFAEIAKANSTCPSSRQGGDLGSFGPGQMVKEFDTVVFSAPINTVQGPVKTQFGYHLLEVTSRQD, encoded by the coding sequence ATGGCCCGTGCAACCGCCCGCCACATCCTGGTCAGCAGCGAAGATAAATGCAACGAACTGAAAGCCCAGATCGAAGCAGGCGCCGACTTCGCTGAAATCGCCAAAGCCAACTCCACCTGCCCGTCCAGCCGCCAGGGCGGTGACCTGGGCTCGTTCGGCCCGGGCCAGATGGTCAAGGAGTTCGACACCGTGGTGTTCAGCGCCCCGATCAACACCGTGCAAGGCCCGGTGAAGACCCAGTTCGGCTACCACCTGCTGGAAGTGACCAGCCGCCAGGACTAA
- a CDS encoding 3-deoxy-7-phosphoheptulonate synthase produces MQASSLALTQPQAANTTVSQRLPSPHLLKQQMPLSSELTQQVHAHRQAIRDILEGRDQRLLVIVGPCSIHDPRSALEYADRLAALSREVDDKLLLVMRAYVEKPRTTVGWKGLAYDPHLDGSDDMHAGIALSRGLMLNMIERGLPVATELLQPMAAGYFDDLLAWAAIGARTTESQIHREMVSGLELPVGFKNGTDGGVAIASDAMRSAAHPHRHFGMDAQGYPAIIETLGNPDTHLVLRGGHKGPNFDADSIAMARQALAKAGLQARIMVDCSHANSGKDPARQPAVFNDVLEQRLAGDRSIVGVMVEGHLFDGCQALGKGALKYGVSITDGCLGWASTETLLREAAQKL; encoded by the coding sequence ATGCAAGCTTCCAGCCTCGCCCTGACCCAGCCGCAAGCAGCCAACACCACCGTCAGCCAGCGCCTGCCCAGCCCGCACCTGCTCAAGCAGCAAATGCCGCTGTCCAGCGAACTTACCCAGCAAGTCCATGCCCACCGCCAGGCCATCCGCGACATCCTCGAAGGCCGCGACCAGCGCCTGCTGGTGATCGTTGGGCCGTGCTCGATCCACGACCCGCGCTCGGCCCTGGAATACGCCGACCGCCTGGCCGCCCTCAGCCGCGAAGTCGACGACAAGCTGCTGCTGGTGATGCGCGCCTACGTCGAAAAACCCCGCACCACGGTCGGCTGGAAAGGCCTGGCCTACGACCCGCACCTCGATGGCAGCGACGATATGCACGCCGGCATCGCCCTGTCCCGCGGGCTGATGCTGAACATGATCGAGCGCGGCCTGCCGGTTGCCACCGAACTGCTGCAGCCCATGGCCGCCGGCTACTTCGATGACCTTTTGGCCTGGGCCGCGATTGGCGCGCGCACCACCGAATCGCAGATCCACCGCGAAATGGTCAGTGGCCTGGAGTTGCCGGTCGGCTTCAAGAACGGCACCGACGGCGGCGTCGCCATCGCCAGCGACGCCATGCGCAGCGCCGCCCACCCGCACCGCCACTTCGGCATGGATGCGCAGGGCTACCCGGCCATCATCGAGACCTTGGGCAACCCGGACACCCACCTGGTACTGCGTGGTGGCCACAAGGGCCCGAACTTTGACGCCGACAGCATCGCCATGGCCCGCCAGGCGCTGGCCAAGGCGGGGTTGCAGGCGCGGATCATGGTCGACTGCAGCCATGCCAACAGCGGCAAGGACCCGGCGCGCCAGCCGGCGGTATTCAACGATGTGCTGGAGCAGCGCCTGGCCGGCGACCGTTCGATCGTCGGCGTAATGGTCGAAGGGCACTTGTTCGACGGCTGCCAGGCGCTGGGCAAGGGCGCGCTGAAGTACGGCGTGTCGATCACCGACGGCTGCCTGGGCTGGGCCTCGACCGAAACCCTGTTGCGCGAGGCGGCACAAAAACTGTAG
- a CDS encoding YbhB/YbcL family Raf kinase inhibitor-like protein — translation MNLKPWLLAALLPCGALAVAGGQGALSISSSSFTDGGVIALQQVGADPACGAGEERTPQVSWDNLPAGTQSLALIMFDPDGGKGIGVVHWLAYNIDPAQDGLKEGVAGLTGQGVTVGRNSRGTLSYRGPCPPAGDNPHHYALTLIATDLPLGTLPEGLDRSGLLQLLQGHALGAQSLVGRYGH, via the coding sequence ATGAACCTCAAACCCTGGCTGCTCGCCGCCCTGCTGCCGTGCGGCGCCTTGGCCGTCGCCGGTGGCCAGGGCGCGCTGTCGATCAGCTCATCGTCGTTTACCGATGGCGGCGTGATCGCCTTGCAACAGGTTGGCGCGGATCCGGCCTGCGGTGCCGGTGAAGAGCGCACTCCGCAAGTGAGCTGGGACAACCTCCCCGCAGGCACCCAGTCACTGGCGTTGATCATGTTCGACCCGGACGGCGGCAAAGGTATTGGCGTGGTCCACTGGCTCGCCTACAACATCGACCCGGCTCAGGATGGGTTGAAGGAAGGCGTCGCCGGGCTGACCGGGCAAGGCGTGACGGTGGGGCGCAACTCGCGGGGCACGCTCAGCTACCGAGGCCCCTGCCCACCCGCCGGCGACAACCCGCACCACTACGCACTGACGCTGATCGCCACCGACCTGCCATTGGGCACCCTGCCAGAGGGCCTGGACCGCAGCGGCCTGCTGCAACTGCTGCAAGGCCACGCGTTAGGCGCGCAAAGCCTGGTCGGGCGCTACGGCCATTGA
- a CDS encoding endonuclease gives MKSLLYAVSLLFSFTLPALASPPATFTEAKVIAKQKVYLDQASSAMGDLYCGCKWTWVGKSGGRIDAASCGYQTRKQQNRAERTEWEHIVPAYTFGNQRQCWKNGGREHCVDDDPVFRAMEADLFNLYPAVGEVNGDRSNFSYGMVAGNAGQYGQCTTKVDFVQRAAEPRDEVKGLVARTTFYMYDRYKLNMSRQQQQLLMAWDKQHPVSAWEKERDRRIAAIMGHANPFVTGERKWTAGYTPVGSGVVQAVPAKAAKPEAKPSLASAGSVGAVLGNRNSHVYHLSVGCPGYTQVTAKNQVTFATEGEAQAAGYRKAGNCR, from the coding sequence ATGAAATCACTGCTTTACGCCGTATCGTTACTGTTTTCCTTCACCCTCCCCGCGCTGGCCAGCCCGCCGGCGACCTTCACCGAGGCCAAGGTGATAGCCAAGCAGAAGGTGTACCTGGACCAGGCCAGCAGTGCCATGGGCGACCTGTACTGCGGCTGCAAGTGGACCTGGGTGGGCAAGTCTGGCGGGCGTATCGATGCCGCCTCGTGCGGCTACCAGACCCGCAAGCAGCAGAACCGCGCCGAACGCACCGAATGGGAGCACATCGTGCCGGCCTACACCTTCGGCAACCAGCGCCAGTGCTGGAAAAACGGTGGCCGCGAGCATTGCGTGGATGACGACCCGGTGTTTCGCGCCATGGAAGCCGACCTGTTCAACCTGTACCCGGCAGTGGGCGAGGTCAACGGCGACCGCAGCAATTTCAGCTACGGCATGGTTGCTGGCAATGCCGGGCAATACGGGCAGTGCACCACCAAGGTGGACTTCGTGCAGCGTGCTGCCGAACCACGTGACGAAGTGAAAGGCCTGGTCGCCCGCACCACCTTCTACATGTACGACCGTTACAAGCTGAACATGTCGCGCCAACAGCAGCAGTTGCTGATGGCCTGGGACAAACAGCACCCGGTGTCGGCCTGGGAAAAAGAGCGTGACCGGCGCATTGCCGCGATCATGGGGCATGCCAACCCCTTCGTGACCGGTGAACGCAAATGGACGGCCGGCTACACGCCAGTCGGCAGTGGCGTGGTGCAGGCGGTGCCGGCGAAGGCCGCCAAGCCTGAGGCCAAGCCGAGCCTGGCCAGTGCCGGGTCTGTGGGGGCGGTGCTTGGCAACCGCAACAGCCACGTCTATCACCTTTCCGTCGGCTGCCCGGGCTATACCCAGGTTACCGCGAAGAACCAGGTCACCTTCGCCACCGAGGGTGAGGCGCAGGCAGCGGGTTATCGCAAGGCGGGCAACTGCCGCTGA
- a CDS encoding MFS transporter — translation MSVQELPPLHGKSTVAKMEASMALGSFAIGTGEFAIMGLMPDIASNLQLSEPQVGHAISAYALGVMVGAPTLAIIGARLLRKHMLLLLMALYALGNLATAFAPSFGGLVAFRFISGLPHGAYFGIAAVVASSMVAKDHRAGAVARVMMGLTLAMLLGNPVATLLGQYFGWRSAFVLVGVIALCTIALVWRFVPQRHDEVRSDPRKELQAFTLPQVWMALGIASIGFAGMFCVFSYLAPTMLQVTQVSPQWIPFGLAAFGVGGIVGNIAGGKLFDRLQFRAVGLVLVWSIAVLLFFSFAAQALWSLLLGIGLVGTMIALAAPLQIRLMDIAHEAPSLAAASNHAAFNLANALGPWLGGMAISAGMGWTSTGYIGAATALAGLGIYLVARRMKGGH, via the coding sequence ATGTCAGTTCAGGAATTACCCCCTCTCCATGGCAAAAGTACCGTCGCCAAGATGGAAGCCTCCATGGCGCTGGGCAGTTTTGCCATTGGCACCGGCGAGTTCGCCATCATGGGCCTGATGCCCGATATCGCCAGCAACCTGCAATTGAGCGAGCCCCAGGTGGGCCATGCCATCAGCGCATACGCGCTGGGCGTAATGGTCGGCGCCCCGACACTGGCGATCATCGGTGCCCGGCTGTTGCGCAAGCACATGCTGCTGTTGCTGATGGCGCTGTATGCCCTTGGCAACCTGGCTACCGCCTTCGCTCCCTCGTTCGGTGGCCTGGTCGCCTTCCGCTTCATCAGCGGCCTGCCCCATGGCGCCTACTTCGGCATCGCGGCGGTGGTGGCGTCGAGCATGGTGGCCAAGGACCATCGGGCGGGGGCCGTGGCCCGGGTGATGATGGGGCTGACCCTGGCCATGTTGCTCGGCAACCCGGTCGCCACCTTGCTGGGCCAGTACTTTGGCTGGCGCTCGGCGTTCGTGCTGGTCGGCGTGATCGCCCTGTGCACCATCGCCCTGGTCTGGCGCTTCGTGCCCCAGCGCCACGATGAAGTGCGCAGCGACCCGCGCAAGGAACTGCAAGCTTTCACCCTGCCGCAAGTGTGGATGGCGCTGGGCATCGCCTCGATCGGCTTTGCCGGCATGTTCTGTGTGTTCAGCTACCTGGCGCCGACCATGTTGCAGGTGACCCAGGTGTCGCCGCAGTGGATTCCGTTCGGCCTGGCGGCGTTCGGCGTCGGTGGCATTGTCGGCAACATCGCCGGTGGCAAGCTGTTCGACCGCCTGCAGTTCCGCGCCGTAGGGCTGGTGCTGGTGTGGTCGATTGCAGTGCTGCTGTTCTTCAGTTTTGCCGCACAGGCGCTGTGGAGCCTGCTGCTGGGCATCGGCCTGGTCGGCACCATGATTGCCCTGGCGGCGCCGTTGCAAATCCGCCTGATGGACATTGCCCATGAAGCGCCAAGCCTGGCGGCGGCGTCCAACCATGCGGCGTTCAACCTGGCCAATGCGCTGGGGCCGTGGCTGGGTGGCATGGCGATTTCCGCTGGCATGGGCTGGACCAGCACCGGCTACATCGGCGCAGCGACAGCGCTGGCCGGGCTGGGGATCTACCTGGTGGCACGGCGAATGAAGGGCGGGCACTGA
- a CDS encoding Lrp/AsnC family transcriptional regulator: MDALPPGALFKLTEKDRQLLALLQANAREPTASLARKLGVSRSAVQERINRLENAGVITGYSVRIDQDKLQQVINCFTMTSCSNKSYTDVMTTLRKMESVQAVYAVSGEMDFIIHLTTHTLGELNAELTRINMIKGVTQTASHIVMETKFSKKLTL; this comes from the coding sequence ATGGACGCCCTTCCCCCCGGCGCACTGTTCAAGCTCACCGAAAAGGACCGCCAACTGCTGGCGCTGCTGCAGGCCAATGCCCGCGAACCCACCGCCTCGCTGGCACGCAAGCTGGGCGTGTCACGTTCGGCGGTGCAGGAGCGTATCAACCGCCTGGAAAACGCGGGCGTGATCACCGGTTACAGTGTGCGCATCGACCAGGACAAGCTGCAGCAGGTAATCAACTGCTTCACCATGACCTCGTGCAGCAACAAGAGCTACACCGACGTGATGACCACCTTGCGCAAGATGGAGTCGGTGCAGGCGGTGTATGCGGTGTCGGGCGAAATGGACTTCATCATCCACCTGACCACCCATACCTTGGGCGAACTGAATGCCGAACTGACCCGCATCAACATGATCAAGGGTGTGACGCAGACGGCGTCGCACATTGTCATGGAGACCAAGTTCAGCAAGAAGCTGACGTTGTAA
- a CDS encoding ABC transporter substrate-binding protein yields MNPLARSFALTALAASLALMGGTAWAGATLDRIHQSKVMKVATAANWPPQSFLGEDNTLKGFDIDVANEIGKRIGTKVAFVTPEYGIITAGRWASRWDLSVGSMTPTRERGRVLDFPAIYYYTPYMFAVHKDAAGASAADLNGKTIGVEAGTTSEDYINRRLKIDAADVPAFSYTVEPGDVQTYGDSMGPLDDLRMGNGTRLDAALSPLPTIMGAIKAGYPIAPIQGKPAYYEPLAIATDKGDDAFNAELAKAVDSMKADGTLKQLSEKWYGADLTQVQ; encoded by the coding sequence ATGAACCCACTTGCACGCTCGTTCGCACTCACTGCCCTCGCCGCCAGCCTGGCCCTGATGGGCGGCACCGCCTGGGCCGGTGCCACCCTGGACCGCATCCACCAGAGCAAGGTCATGAAAGTGGCCACCGCCGCCAACTGGCCACCGCAGTCGTTCCTCGGCGAGGACAACACACTCAAGGGCTTCGACATCGATGTCGCCAACGAAATCGGCAAGCGCATCGGCACCAAGGTGGCGTTCGTCACCCCCGAGTACGGCATCATCACCGCCGGGCGCTGGGCCAGCCGCTGGGACCTGTCGGTCGGCTCGATGACACCGACCCGCGAGCGTGGCCGCGTGCTCGACTTCCCGGCCATCTACTACTACACCCCCTACATGTTCGCCGTGCACAAGGACGCCGCCGGCGCCAGCGCCGCTGACCTCAATGGCAAGACCATCGGCGTCGAGGCCGGTACGACCTCCGAGGACTACATCAACCGCCGGCTGAAGATCGACGCGGCGGATGTGCCTGCGTTCAGCTACACCGTGGAACCAGGCGATGTGCAGACCTACGGCGACAGCATGGGCCCCCTGGATGACCTGCGCATGGGTAACGGCACCCGCCTGGATGCCGCGCTGTCGCCGCTGCCGACCATCATGGGGGCGATAAAGGCCGGTTACCCGATTGCCCCGATACAAGGCAAGCCCGCCTATTACGAGCCGCTGGCCATCGCCACCGACAAGGGCGACGACGCCTTCAACGCCGAGCTGGCCAAGGCCGTCGACAGCATGAAGGCCGACGGCACGCTGAAGCAGCTGTCCGAGAAGTGGTACGGCGCCGACCTCACCCAAGTGCAGTAA
- a CDS encoding amino acid ABC transporter ATP-binding protein translates to MNQVVPATAVQAGVSIRGLQKWYGEFHVLKGIDLEIASGEIVVVCGPSGSGKSTLIRCLNLLEDFQKGQVLIAGNPLNRDAASVSAIRRQVGMVFQQFNLFPHLTVLENLMLGPRLVSKLSEPQARALALEHLERVRIASQADKFPGQLSGGQQQRVAIARALCMRPRIMLFDEPTSALDPEMVKEVLDVMGELAQDGITMLCVTHEMGFARRVADRIIFMDQGQVIEQARPDTFFDNPRHPRAREFLSQILSH, encoded by the coding sequence ATGAATCAAGTAGTCCCAGCCACCGCTGTCCAGGCCGGCGTGTCCATACGCGGCCTGCAGAAATGGTACGGCGAGTTCCACGTGCTCAAGGGTATCGACCTGGAAATCGCCAGCGGCGAGATCGTGGTGGTCTGCGGCCCGTCCGGCTCGGGCAAGTCCACACTGATTCGCTGCCTGAACCTGCTGGAGGACTTCCAGAAAGGCCAGGTACTGATTGCCGGTAACCCGCTGAACCGGGATGCCGCCAGCGTGTCCGCCATTCGCCGCCAGGTCGGCATGGTGTTCCAGCAGTTCAATCTGTTCCCGCACCTGACCGTGCTGGAAAACCTGATGCTCGGGCCGCGCCTGGTCAGCAAGCTCAGCGAGCCCCAGGCCCGCGCCCTGGCCCTGGAGCACCTGGAGCGGGTGCGCATCGCCAGCCAGGCCGACAAGTTCCCCGGCCAGCTTTCCGGCGGCCAGCAACAGCGGGTGGCCATTGCCCGCGCGCTGTGCATGAGGCCGCGGATCATGCTGTTCGACGAGCCCACCTCGGCGCTGGACCCGGAAATGGTCAAGGAAGTGCTCGATGTGATGGGCGAGCTGGCTCAGGATGGCATCACCATGCTCTGTGTCACCCACGAAATGGGCTTCGCCCGCAGGGTCGCCGACCGCATCATCTTCATGGACCAGGGCCAGGTCATCGAACAGGCCCGGCCCGACACGTTTTTCGACAACCCGCGCCACCCGCGCGCCAGGGAGTTTCTCTCGCAGATCCTCAGCCACTGA
- a CDS encoding amino acid ABC transporter permease gives MYRDHIVKPRATDNPAFMALATAVIFALALFYGVGDGSLARLMGPVVLDLQAPLLRNMAVAGTLAVTLVLNLFILGRFPLRAQVITVWVELLLLFLLFFDTFDLSYSFIASKVGFMITQGVFTTVYVSTISIAIAFILALLGATARLSSNGFAIAIASFYTSFFRGVPLLIQIYLIYLGIPQLGYVVGAVPAGILALSLCYGAYMTEIFRAGISSIPRGQWEASRAIGLTPFQAMTRVILPQSMRLIIPPTGNQFISMLKDSSLVSVIGVWELMFLARTQGRAEFRHLEMLITAAVLYWVLSILLEAVQSRLEKRFDRAHR, from the coding sequence ATGTACAGAGACCACATCGTCAAACCGCGTGCGACCGACAACCCGGCGTTCATGGCCCTGGCCACCGCCGTCATCTTTGCACTCGCCCTGTTCTACGGCGTCGGCGACGGTAGCCTGGCCCGCCTGATGGGTCCGGTCGTGCTCGACCTGCAGGCGCCGCTGCTGCGCAACATGGCCGTAGCGGGCACCCTGGCCGTGACCCTGGTGCTTAACCTGTTCATCCTCGGCCGCTTTCCACTGCGGGCCCAGGTAATCACCGTCTGGGTTGAACTGTTGCTACTGTTCCTGCTTTTCTTCGACACCTTCGACCTGTCCTACAGCTTCATTGCCAGCAAAGTCGGCTTCATGATCACCCAAGGGGTGTTCACCACCGTCTACGTGTCCACGATCTCGATTGCCATCGCCTTCATCCTGGCCCTGCTGGGTGCGACCGCACGGCTGTCGTCCAACGGCTTTGCCATCGCCATCGCCAGCTTCTACACCTCGTTCTTCCGCGGTGTACCGCTGCTTATCCAGATCTACCTGATCTACCTCGGCATCCCCCAACTCGGCTACGTGGTCGGTGCAGTGCCGGCAGGCATCCTGGCCCTGTCGCTGTGCTACGGCGCCTACATGACGGAAATCTTCCGCGCTGGCATCAGCAGCATCCCCCGCGGGCAATGGGAAGCCTCGAGGGCGATAGGCCTGACCCCCTTCCAGGCCATGACCCGGGTGATCCTGCCGCAGTCAATGCGCCTGATCATCCCGCCCACCGGCAACCAGTTCATCTCCATGCTCAAGGACAGCTCGCTGGTATCGGTGATTGGCGTGTGGGAGCTGATGTTCCTGGCCCGCACCCAGGGCCGCGCCGAGTTCCGCCACCTGGAAATGCTGATTACCGCCGCCGTTCTGTACTGGGTGCTGTCGATCCTGCTCGAAGCCGTGCAGTCGCGCCTGGAAAAACGTTTCGACCGCGCCCACCGCTGA
- a CDS encoding LysR family transcriptional regulator: MNLKALRCCVEIVRQGSFTKAAQHLHIAQPALSMAVTRLEEELGVTLFNRTTRKVILTAEGERFLPRIESALREMDVARQELRDMADLKRGEVRLGIPPMFGLHYVPGLMNAFRKLYPGIAMTVFEGSAEDIGQRLEQREIDLALLESRRVPPDKESILLGSDEMLACMHPDHPYAGKAFLTAEDLRNTDMVVFDRTFVQRHLLDAFFAEHGITYQVALQSNFVSLVVQAALDNMGVATLLRSVQQRTPGIVGVPFQPAQQMSFRLCWRSGEYLSLASKRFIDFAAQTHYLER, from the coding sequence ATGAACCTCAAGGCATTGCGCTGCTGCGTCGAGATCGTACGCCAAGGCAGCTTCACCAAAGCCGCGCAGCACCTGCATATCGCCCAGCCGGCACTGAGCATGGCAGTTACCCGTCTGGAAGAAGAACTGGGCGTGACCCTGTTCAACCGCACCACGCGCAAAGTCATCCTGACGGCCGAGGGCGAACGGTTCCTGCCCCGTATCGAATCGGCCCTGCGCGAAATGGATGTGGCCCGGCAAGAGCTGCGCGACATGGCCGACCTGAAGCGCGGCGAAGTGCGCCTCGGTATCCCGCCGATGTTCGGCCTGCACTATGTGCCCGGTTTGATGAACGCCTTCCGCAAGCTGTATCCGGGCATTGCCATGACCGTGTTCGAAGGCAGCGCCGAGGACATTGGCCAGCGCCTGGAACAACGGGAAATCGACCTGGCGCTGCTGGAGTCCAGGCGCGTGCCGCCCGACAAGGAATCGATCCTGCTGGGCAGCGACGAGATGCTGGCATGTATGCACCCTGACCATCCTTATGCCGGCAAGGCCTTCCTCACGGCCGAGGACCTGCGCAATACCGACATGGTGGTGTTCGACCGCACCTTCGTGCAGCGCCACCTGCTGGACGCGTTCTTCGCTGAACATGGCATCACTTACCAGGTGGCGCTGCAAAGCAACTTCGTATCGCTGGTGGTGCAGGCCGCACTGGACAACATGGGCGTGGCGACGCTGCTGCGCTCGGTACAGCAGCGTACGCCGGGCATCGTTGGCGTACCGTTCCAGCCAGCGCAGCAGATGAGCTTCCGCTTGTGCTGGCGTTCGGGGGAATACCTGTCGCTGGCCAGCAAGCGCTTCATCGATTTTGCCGCGCAGACCCACTATCTGGAGCGTTGA